The Ochrobactrum sp. BTU1 DNA segment TGGTTGCGCAGCAAACAATCAAGGCCTATTCCCGCTTTACCAAACGCGCTTAGGTTGGGCCTTTCAATTGCTACGCTGCCGAGTCAAGGCCCGGGCTATTCCAAGGCGCTTTAGTGAAACTGCTACGGGGATCAATCTTAAGCCGCATACGCCAGATCAAATGAGTTTATCTGTTTCGAATTTCTAAAGATGTAACAAAGAAAACGGCCAGTACCACGGCAACCGTTGTGCTTAGTGCAATTACATTCGACCAATCCATTTCTTTCACCTCAGGTTACCGGAGATTAACAACCTATTAACGCGCTAAATTTGGTTTGGTTCATTTTGTGACAGTCTGATATCAGAAGGCGGACATACGAAAGGCACTCGGCCCCATAGAAGGAGTTCAATCCTCGTTACGTTCTGACCATGCGGAATAGGCGATTACAATAAGCCATGCGGTCGATATAGCAGTTAGAAACCAACTCATGCCGTCATCCTCCGAGGATTAAACTCGCGGCTGCGCAAAAAGTTCAACCAGCAGGAAACAGACGGGAACGCGGGTTCTCGTTTTATGAACTTCCCAGATCCGTTCTGAAACTTATGAATTGTTTGATTGCGCTAAGCCCGCAACCCACGCCTTGCCTCTCTTCAAAAATGAACAGAGGAATTGAACGGCACAACACTCAAAGGTGAATCGAATACGGAAAACCATTGCGCAATAATAAAAGCTATATAAATCCGCAGCTTAGTAACCGTTTTTAATTTTTTACTGCTAGTCGTGCATGAAGCTCGTCACGCATCGCATCGCTACGCGACTTTGCCATTTTGATAATCTTTAGTATTTATATCCAGAGTCTTATGTTTAATTCTTAATGTTTAGATGTAGCAAAGGCATATTTTACATTTTCATTTTCACGCCAATTGCATCCGATTAACTCAGACAGGGTACCCGCAATCGATAAAATGGGTATAAACATCCACGAAACTTAGTACCTTTGGGGCCCAGCCACTGGGATGATAGTTTAAGGAGCACAGTTTGAGTAATCTCGAAACCGCCATTGCCGTTGCGGCCGCGGCTCATATGGACCAGAAGGACGAACGAGGAAATCCGTTTATTCTGCATCCTCTCCGCGTTATGTTAGCACAAGACACGGTCGAGACGCAGATAGTCGGTGTCATGCATGATATGATCGAGCGCACAGACACTTCGCTCAATGATGTATACTCTTTCGGTTTCGATGACGATATTGTCTTAGCTTTGAACGCCATCACCATGCGTGACGATGAAGAGTATCTTGTCTACATAAAGCGCGCATGTGCAAATCCTATCGTTCGGCCGGTAAAAATTGCCGAACTTCGCGATGAAGTAAACAACTGCGAGGATGAGCAACACCGAGCACAATGCGCGTACGCGCTCAAGATACTTGGCGCAACACCTTGACCACACTTTTAGAGCCAGCCCGTTAATAGGAGCGACGATTGATACCCTGGTGCAAAATTATAGTTGACCAAACGGGAAGCACACAAATGTAGTAGCTTGGGAGCCAAACTATTCGCTAATGGTCAGAATGGCTCGCTGTAATTGATCAGCGAGCGCTCCAAGCTCACCTTTGGTTGCGCGATAGTCGATACCTTGCAACACCGTCACAGTCACATCGTTTACTGCGATACATTGAGCGGTAAAGACACCTTTGCCCTCTTCGCCACCGCTGACCATCACGAGCTGGTTGGGAAATTGCTGCGTATTTACGGAGAAACCAGCACTCTTCGCTGTCTTTTCGACAACTGCGCCACATTCAACGAGATCGACCTGCGCGTTGGGAAAACGTTCAACGTGGTATGTCAGATTGAAGTTCGGGCTTTGGGCAGCCAACTGTGAGGTAAGGGCTGCAATCGCGCCTAATGATCCACAAACTATTGCTGCTGCTTTCATAGCTGCCTCCTCGACAAACTTGCAATCACCCGACTTGCGGGCACAATTGTTTACACTCGACCAATCGGGTCAAGCGAAATGTTTGCAAAGTCGGTGAGATAATCCTCCAGGTCGTTGCGCACGGACCAAAGACTGGATGATCGCTAAGGCTTGTCTATGCTGTCGGCGTTGCGTTTGCGTACTAACCGAGTATCCAGTAGCGCGACATCGAGCCCAGTTTGAAGAGCGCGTACGTGTACTTTAGTTGGAGTTATCTGCATTGTGTGAAATGACGAAACCGATCAAAAATTGGTGGGCTTTTGTCGCTTGCGAAGTGGCTGTGCAGGGTTTCCGGCATAAACCATCCATGGTTCCAAGTCACGAAAGCTTACTGCTCGAGCACCTAGTACTGCGCCTTCTCCCATGGACACTCCTGGTCCAACAAATGCTTCCGCTGCAACCCAAGCGCAAACGCCAATTGAAATCGGGGTCGCCGTCAAAGGGAAATCCGGTCGATCGATATTGTGTCCGGCTGAGCAGAGATGGGCGCCTTGTGAGACGATTGCATAGGGCGCAAGCTCGATCCTTGCAACGTTATAGCAATTTACGCCTGGCCCTAAGGAAGAATGAGCATCCATGAATAAATTTCCTGGCCACCAAATTCGAACGCTACTGCGCACGATCGCAGTTTTGTGGATCGTTGCGCCAAACAATCGCAATATGTAGCCCCGCCACGGCCATAGAAAGGATGGTGTCCATGCAGCGACAAGCAACCAGGTTATTTGCCAAATGAGCCGGTTAATGCGATTTCTTATCGTGAATGTTGCGCCGCCCTCCAAAGGGCGTGAAGATTGCTTTTGGCCACGAATGGTTGATTGAGAACTGGTTTCAGATCTAATTGTCATCGAATTCATCCATTAGTTGAGCTGTGGCGCGACGTGACTTTGTTGCAGGGGGGTCGGTAGACCGACGGATTGATTTCGGATCCGGCAAAATGCCAACACTGGTGTCAGGAAGATTGCCATATGGATCCAGACAGGAATTACCCAGTCTGTTTGATGTGAAATGGCATGCATCGCCGGCACGATTGACATCATATAAACAAGCTGCCCAAGCATCTCACCAGCCATCGCTGTTTCCCAGAGACGACGCATGATCCAAGCAAGGAGCAAAAATTTCAGCGCTCCGAAATACCAAAACGATTCGTATGCATCGACTAGTCCAGTTTCGGTTGTGCCTGTAGGGGGATTGTAGTCTCGGCCTGGCCGCGGAGTATCAAATTGCAAGGCATCTTTCAGCCTGGAACCAACGAGCTGCGCAGGAACAAACGTAAATATTACACGGTTCCAATGGAATTTTCCGTAGTCGAACTCGAGTCTTCGGTCTATCTCATCGATGCGCATCACAGCGTTACGCATCTCAAGCCCCCCACGCTCAAGTGTCTCCTTAAAATTTGTGGCGTAATCGATTTGCATTATGTCATCGAGAACAAAACCGGACGCTGCGCGCGTGATTTGGCGATAGTCCCCCATGCTTGTCATAAGAAACGTACCAGCGAGAACTCCAACGATCATGAGGACACGCGGAACAACGATACGTCGATAGAACCAGAAAGAGAGCAGTATCATCAATACGAGCTGTATGGCCTCGGCCCGCTTTCCGGTTACGACAATCCGGTCCAGATAGAAAATGAGGTCAAATGCAATAATTGCAAAGACAACCCATGACGGACGACGTACGAAACACAACAATGCGATGCCAAGTCCATAAGGCATGAGTTGTGCAAAGAAGAGATAAACGACAGGAATGCCCGTCATCTGCACGCCAATAGAAACATCGCCCGGCAACCGACTTAAAAGATAGTAGAACACTCCCCCAAACCCAGACAGACCAGCTGCCGCCCAGATGAGGCGACGTTCGCTGAACCCCATGCGCAGAAGACCGAGTGGCTTCTTCGTCAGTTTCCAACCAATTGCTAGCATTGCAAGCGAAGCAATACCCATAAGCATCGTTTTGGCGTACGCACCCGATGGAAGGAACTGATCGTTCATAAGGGCTGGCATCTGTGGCAGAAGGAAACCAAAGGTCATTACGCCGGCCAGAAATGGAAACTGATACATGCGATCTGCTCGTAAAAGACCATTCGCAAGAAACCAGCTTACCAACCCGACAAATATCCACGTGAGGGATGTGTTCATCCTTCTCTCCCCCCAATAGCGCAAATATCAGAGGCACCGATGGACTGACTTGCAGCGAGGTAACCTAGAGAAATCCGGCCAGAGATTAGGTACCAGCCTAGTTTCACATATTCTTTAGTCACTAATTCTAAATCACTGGAAGACATAGGAAATCCAGCATGTGTTGGCTCACTGTTGATGGGCGAGGAACTAAACTGCATTTGAGGACAGACTGTCCGGAAGCTGGCGACAGCCCGCCGCGAATGATACCAATTTGTGACAATCAGCGCCCTTCGGGCGTGCATCCTTCGCATAACAGGCGCGGAATAGAAGGCATTTTGCCAGGTGGTCCCTGATTTACATTCCACCAGGATGGCTGACGGGGCCACACCCTCACGAACCATGATCCTCTTGTTAAACAGGCAGTCCCCATCACCGGTTATTAAGATCATTGGCGAGCGTCCTTGCTTCCACAACCGTGCTGCTTGTTCGGCACGAGGTGGACCGTCACCGCCCGGAACGACAATCACGTCGACTTTACGGCCGTCGTCTGCAAGCGTCAGGACTGGTTCCGAATAAAAAATCGCTGCCATTCCAAACAAGATCATGCCAGGAAGAAGCAATAGAAACATCATGCTGGACGCCGTTCAGGATCAGAACGTTCAGGTAATTTCCGAGACAAAGCCTCTTCAGCCTTACCTTTCTCTATGCGCTGTTCTTCCATCTTGATGATGATCATGAACTCATATGCCGCAAGTAATCTGCAATAGAGATAGCCGGGCTTCCCGTCGAGAAATCCTCCGCGTAATATATACATGTAGAGGAAACGCAGCGAAGGTCTGAAGGGCGCATGATACGAAAGTGATTTTAACGCGCGACGCCGGCGTTCAGATATTCCTGAGAAAATGCCTGGCCAATCGATTTTACGTTCCAGCAGGCGATTGGCGGAGAGGCTAGCCTCCGCAGTAGAATAACGATTATGTTTGTCGTACCAAGCTTCGAGGCCCTTATTGAAGCTATAATGTACAAAGTGTGATTGTAACTGACCTTCTGGACCTCCGCTCGCCCTTGAATGAACGGATCGTTCAAATCTTACGCGATCTGGCCGCACCAAACGAGTGATCCAGGTTGGGTACAAACTTGCATGCTTGATCCACCGCCCCATAAACATGTTCTTGTAACGCGCTTTGAAGAATACTTCTGGTCGCGAGGGATCTGAGGCAATCGCAAGAATTTCATCACGCAAATCTGTTGGCGTAATTTCATCTG contains these protein-coding regions:
- a CDS encoding GTP pyrophosphokinase, whose protein sequence is MSNLETAIAVAAAAHMDQKDERGNPFILHPLRVMLAQDTVETQIVGVMHDMIERTDTSLNDVYSFGFDDDIVLALNAITMRDDEEYLVYIKRACANPIVRPVKIAELRDEVNNCEDEQHRAQCAYALKILGATP
- a CDS encoding YdcF family protein, with amino-acid sequence MMFLLLLPGMILFGMAAIFYSEPVLTLADDGRKVDVIVVPGGDGPPRAEQAARLWKQGRSPMILITGDGDCLFNKRIMVREGVAPSAILVECKSGTTWQNAFYSAPVMRRMHARRALIVTNWYHSRRAVASFRTVCPQMQFSSSPINSEPTHAGFPMSSSDLELVTKEYVKLGWYLISGRISLGYLAASQSIGASDICAIGGREG
- a CDS encoding glycosyltransferase family 2 protein, producing the protein MSVSVLIMTRNEEINLPACLASLDWCDDIVILDSYSDDDTVNIAKAAGARVYQRSYDTEDRQRMHGLTEIKFKYDWVYTPDADEITPTDLRDEILAIASDPSRPEVFFKARYKNMFMGRWIKHASLYPTWITRLVRPDRVRFERSVHSRASGGPEGQLQSHFVHYSFNKGLEAWYDKHNRYSTAEASLSANRLLERKIDWPGIFSGISERRRRALKSLSYHAPFRPSLRFLYMYILRGGFLDGKPGYLYCRLLAAYEFMIIIKMEEQRIEKGKAEEALSRKLPERSDPERRPA